The Drosophila biarmipes strain raj3 chromosome 2L, RU_DBia_V1.1, whole genome shotgun sequence genome has a window encoding:
- the LOC108033680 gene encoding trithorax group protein osa isoform X7, with protein MMLQSLSLHADKLSGSPAATEAAATQTAATSAAATAATTMLTTAPVAHVANGSNSNSSAECGSSNPSPYSNNHLNTGNNSQQQQQHQQVLPVKYDYLENLTSSGATSGAIAATTTFTGAAKGFHPYLRPTGNNSSIAALSTTTAPTATAAKMSTTLFETLLHNQINSSPTALPAATAIAATAIAAISAAAAAATPGAAATAAAAPSTQLNSSINSRTSLGDQGGAIVVAPAPPAAAPPPTSGPNRNQSPTGVGCVKVELMESNSPDLIKDQPDADNIKMFVGQIPKTWDETRLRQMFEQFGPVHTLNVLRDKVTSISRDAPSHSDEAGG; from the exons ATGATGTTGCAATCCTTGAGTCTGCACGCGGATAAACTGAGCGGCAGTCCAGCGGCAAcagaggcagcagcaacacaaacagcagcaacatcagcggcggcaactgcagcaacaacaatgctaACAACGGCACCTGTTGCCCATGTTGCTAatggcagcaacagcaattcGAGCGCCGAGtgcggcagcagcaacccTAGCCCGTACAGCAATAACCATTTAAATACCGGCAACAAtagccagcagcaacagcaacatcagcaggtACTGCCGGTCAAGTACGACTATTTAGAGAATCTAACGAGCTCGGGAGCAACTTCAGGTGCCATCGCAGCGACAACAACTTTTACGGGGGCTGCAAAGGGTTTCCATCCCTATTTGCGGCCCaccggcaacaacagcagtaTCGCAGCATTATCTACAACAACGGCCCCGACAGCAACAGCGGCAAAAATGTCGACAACATTGTTTGAAACACTCTTGCACAACCAAATAAATTCCAGCCCAACAGCACTGCCGGCAGCAACGGCAatcgcagcaacagcaatcgCAGCAATatctgcagcagcggcagcagcaacaccaggcGCCGCAgcaaccgcagcagcagcgccgtCAACCCAGCTGAATTCCAGCATTAATTCCAGAACTTCATTAGGCGACCAGGGTGGCGCAATTGTTGTTGCCCCCGCCCCACCCGCAGCggccccaccacccaccagcgGCCCGAATCG CAACCAAAGTCCAACTGGTGTAGGCTGCGTCAAAGTGGAACTAATGGAATCAAACAGCCCGGACTTGATCAAGGATCAGCCGGATGCGGACAACATCAAAATGTTCGTGGGCCAAATACCAAAGACCTGGGACGAGACGAGGCTCCGGCAGATGTTTGAGCAGTTCGGCCCCGTGCACACACTGAATGTGCTCCGGGACAAGGTTACATCGATTAGCAGAG ATGCACCATCCCATTCAGATGAAGCCGGCGGATAG
- the LOC108033682 gene encoding ribokinase, with the protein MGKSLDVVVFGSANIEYITYVAELPKPGELVAGTYMETCFGGKAANQCVAAAKLGGSTALVAKLGKDESGDDYLSHLQQHDVDVQHVEQVKNNPTGMSEIAVSDRGEQYKINVAGANAFLTGKDASRAKKTFQAAKVLLCQLEADMSATMCALRQFKGVSILHMSPMRKDIPAGMIALPTILVANQEAAAHLTEMEEVKTLEQAREAAETLIEKGAKSVIITMGDQGAVYMSKKNRDMCTHVPASDVPHLADSSGAGDAFLGSLAYHIARFPKLTTEHHISAANSCAAYSLGRRGTQPSFPGRDSAKNDLCFVTPTFNVIAPPNPETEKEPAEDAPEPPVPPPEEPPAAEPVAEEAPPPPSPSEDPVAEAAPAPPPPPPPEEPVAEAAAPPPPPEEPPKAAAEESPKPVETSNEPAKPVEAANEPPSNKT; encoded by the exons ATGGGAAAGTCCCTGGATGTGGTGGTCTTTGGGTCGGCAAACATCGAATACATAAC ATACGTTGCGGAGTTGCCGAAGCCCGGAGAGCTAGTCGCCGGAACCTACATGGAGACCTGTTTCGGCGGCAAGGCGGCCAATCAGTGTGTGGCGGCCGCCAAACTGGGGGGCTCCACCGCCCTGGTGGCCAAACTGGGCAAGGACGAGTCCGGCGACGATTACCTAAGCCACCTGCAGCAGCACGACGTGGACGTGCAGCATGTCGAGCAAGTGAAGAACAATCCCACGGGCATGAGCGAAATCGCGGTGTCCGACAGGGGCGAGCAGTACAAGATCAACGTGGCGGGGGCCAATGCCTTTCTCACCGGGAAGGACGCGAGCCGCGCCAAAAAGACTTTCCAGGCGGCCAAGGTGCTCCTCTGCCAACTGGAGGCAGACATGAGTGCCACCATGTGTGCGCTGCGGCAGTTCAAGGGGGTTTCCATACTACACATGTCGCCCATGAGAAAGGACATTCCCGCCGGCATGATCGCCTTGCCAACTATTTTAGTTGCCAATCAGGAGGCAGCAGCTCATCTGACCGAGATGGAAGAGGTTAAAACCCTTGAACAGGCCCGAGAGGCAGCCGAGACCCTCATAGAGAAGGGAGCCAAAAGCGTGATCATCACCATGGGCGACCAGGGAGCGGTCTACATGTCCAAGAAGAACAGGGACATGTGCACTCATGTGCCCGCCTCCGATGTGCCACACTTGGCCGACTCCTCGGGAGCAGGGGATGCCTTTTTGGGCAGCTTGGCCTATCACATTGCTCGGTTTCCCAAGCTGACCACAGAGCACCACATCAGTGCGGCCAACTCCTGTGCCGCTTACTCCTTGGGTCGCCGAGGCACCCAGCCCAGTTTTCCGGGCAGGGACAGCGCCAAAAATGATCTGTGCTTTGTGACGCCCACTTTCAATGTCATTGCTCCTCCCAATCCGGAAACTGAGAAGGAACCTGCGGAGGATGCCCCAGAGCCTCCAGTACCTCCACCTGAAGAGCCCCCAGCTGCAGAACCAGTGGCTGAGGAAGCGCCACCACCTCCATCGCCATCCGAGGATCCCGTTGCCGAAGCAGCCCCAGCGCCAccaccgcctccgcctcccGAGGAACCTGTTGCggaagcagcagcaccacctccGCCACCTGAAGAGCCTCCAAAGGCTGCCGCCGAAGAGTCTCCAAAACCTGTGGAAACCTCGAACGAGCCCGCTAAGCCCGTAGAGGCAGCAAATGAGCCACCTTCtaataaaacatga
- the LOC122818852 gene encoding uncharacterized protein LOC122818852 isoform X3, with product MKSFALLLVALSGFSFVMAVLRKPQTDRDNGMAFTVRDRDIPEDTVIEAFRRKLYDKIEAVKWKSHIKLWADLGIDALSHPISKLNEMVNSVGHHPTYEVWLAQLRKKIWEKGQHIVVVMFQKKKKSSDYGGKHGESRYIDYDDYIRE from the exons ATGAAGTCTTTCGCCTTGCTGCTCGTGGCATTGTCTGGTTTCA GTTTCGTCATGGCCGTCCTGCGCAAGCCTCAGACTGATCGAGACAATGGAATGGCTTTTACGGTGAGGGACAGGGATATTCCCGAGGATACAGTAATCGAGGCTTTTCGCAGGAAACTGTACGACAAAATTGAAGCAGTGAAATGGAAGTCACATATTAAATTGTGGGCTGACCTTGGCATTGACGCCCTTAGCCACCCCATTTCAAAACTCAACGAGATGGTGAACTCGGTGGGCCATCATCCAACCTACGAGGTGTGGCTGGCTCAGCTGCGTAAAAAGATTTGGGAGAAGGGCCAACATATTGTGGTGGTGATGTTCCAAAAG aaaaaaaaatcaagcgaTTACGGAGGTAAGCATGGCGAATCTAGATACATCGACTACGATGACTACATTCGAGAATGA
- the LOC122818852 gene encoding uncharacterized protein LOC122818852 isoform X2, with product MKSFALLLVALSGFSFVMAVLRKPQTDRDNGMAFTVRDRDIPEDTVIEAFRRKLYDKIEAVKWKSHIKLWADLGIDALSHPISKLNEMVNSVGHHPTYEVWLAQLRKKIWEKGQHIVVVMFQKVNKLFTVLHAHLKKKVDKVMKKKSSDYGGKHGESRYIDYDDYIRE from the exons ATGAAGTCTTTCGCCTTGCTGCTCGTGGCATTGTCTGGTTTCA GTTTCGTCATGGCCGTCCTGCGCAAGCCTCAGACTGATCGAGACAATGGAATGGCTTTTACGGTGAGGGACAGGGATATTCCCGAGGATACAGTAATCGAGGCTTTTCGCAGGAAACTGTACGACAAAATTGAAGCAGTGAAATGGAAGTCACATATTAAATTGTGGGCTGACCTTGGCATTGACGCCCTTAGCCACCCCATTTCAAAACTCAACGAGATGGTGAACTCGGTGGGCCATCATCCAACCTACGAGGTGTGGCTGGCTCAGCTGCGTAAAAAGATTTGGGAGAAGGGCCAACATATTGTGGTGGTGATGTTCCAAAAGGTAAATAAGCTTTTTACTGTCCTGCACGCCCACCTCAAGAAAAAGGTCGACAAAGTTATG aaaaaaaaatcaagcgaTTACGGAGGTAAGCATGGCGAATCTAGATACATCGACTACGATGACTACATTCGAGAATGA
- the LOC122818852 gene encoding uncharacterized protein LOC122818852 isoform X4: MEWLLRKLYDKIEAVKWKSHIKLWADLGIDALSHPISKLNEMVNSVGHHPTYEVWLAQLRKKIWEKGQHIVVVMFQKVNKLFTVLHAHLKKKVDKVMVRSPYIIIDHCDSSFIQKKKSSDYGGKHGESRYIDYDDYIRE, encoded by the exons ATGGAATGGCTTTTACG GAAACTGTACGACAAAATTGAAGCAGTGAAATGGAAGTCACATATTAAATTGTGGGCTGACCTTGGCATTGACGCCCTTAGCCACCCCATTTCAAAACTCAACGAGATGGTGAACTCGGTGGGCCATCATCCAACCTACGAGGTGTGGCTGGCTCAGCTGCGTAAAAAGATTTGGGAGAAGGGCCAACATATTGTGGTGGTGATGTTCCAAAAGGTAAATAAGCTTTTTACTGTCCTGCACGCCCACCTCAAGAAAAAGGTCGACAAAGTTATGGTACGTAGCCCCTATATAATTATAGATCACTGCGATTCTTCTTttattcagaaaaaaaaatcaagcgaTTACGGAGGTAAGCATGGCGAATCTAGATACATCGACTACGATGACTACATTCGAGAATGA
- the LOC122818852 gene encoding uncharacterized protein LOC122818852 isoform X1 yields MKSFALLLVALSGFSFVMAVLRKPQTDRDNGMAFTVRDRDIPEDTVIEAFRRKLYDKIEAVKWKSHIKLWADLGIDALSHPISKLNEMVNSVGHHPTYEVWLAQLRKKIWEKGQHIVVVMFQKVNKLFTVLHAHLKKKVDKVMVRSPYIIIDHCDSSFIQKKKSSDYGGKHGESRYIDYDDYIRE; encoded by the exons ATGAAGTCTTTCGCCTTGCTGCTCGTGGCATTGTCTGGTTTCA GTTTCGTCATGGCCGTCCTGCGCAAGCCTCAGACTGATCGAGACAATGGAATGGCTTTTACGGTGAGGGACAGGGATATTCCCGAGGATACAGTAATCGAGGCTTTTCGCAGGAAACTGTACGACAAAATTGAAGCAGTGAAATGGAAGTCACATATTAAATTGTGGGCTGACCTTGGCATTGACGCCCTTAGCCACCCCATTTCAAAACTCAACGAGATGGTGAACTCGGTGGGCCATCATCCAACCTACGAGGTGTGGCTGGCTCAGCTGCGTAAAAAGATTTGGGAGAAGGGCCAACATATTGTGGTGGTGATGTTCCAAAAGGTAAATAAGCTTTTTACTGTCCTGCACGCCCACCTCAAGAAAAAGGTCGACAAAGTTATGGTACGTAGCCCCTATATAATTATAGATCACTGCGATTCTTCTTttattcagaaaaaaaaatcaagcgaTTACGGAGGTAAGCATGGCGAATCTAGATACATCGACTACGATGACTACATTCGAGAATGA
- the LOC108033242 gene encoding uncharacterized protein LOC108033242: MESVVLAAILLVSQGIQGQDTVSLGPLRKLDDVVTSRLKESLQKARLGECSPKLMMLQQAVELPISQLAEKIDALNIFNLPRRDGDSFGSTGSSAAVNGTLSDEGPGLRQGTIVGNKDFEKQVLNLLRKLGIYDNFTDRVFKAILSDEKQLKKLKKKLDDLGKEDKTVDHADLWASVFDLF, from the coding sequence ATGGAAAGTGTAGTCCTAGCAGCGATTCTTCTCGTGTCTCAAGGGATCCAAGGCCAGGATACCGTCTCCTTGGGCCCACTTAGAAAGCTAGACGATGTTGTCACGTCACGTTTAAAGGAAAGTCTTCAGAAGGCCAGGCTCGGAGAGTGCTCTCCGAAGTTAATGATGCTTCAGCAAGCAGTCGAGCTGCCCATATCCCAACTGGCCGAAAAAATTGACGCACTCAATATCTTCAATCTTCCTCGGCGTGATGGAGATTCCTTTGGTTCAACTGGCTCTTCAGCCGCTGTAAATGGAACTCTATCAGATGAAGGACCTGGCCTTCGACAGGGAACCATAGTAGGAAACAAGGACTTCGAAAAGCAAGTCTTGAATCTCCTCCGCAAGCTCGGTATCTACGATAACTTTACTGATCGAGTTTTTAAGGCGATATTAAGCGACGAAAAGCAGCTgaaaaaactcaaaaagaAGCTCGACGACTTGGGAAAGGAGGATAAAACCGTGGACCATGCCGACTTGTGGGCTTCCGTTTTCGACCTTTTCTGA
- the LOC108033683 gene encoding uncharacterized protein LOC108033683, which produces MRVGGDEPATTMRAIFSRGAGGTFKMALPGDPRRST; this is translated from the coding sequence atgcGAGTGGGCGGCGACGAACCGGCGACGACGATGCGCGCGATTTTCTCGCGTGGGGCTGGCGGAACGTTCAAGATGGCACTGCCGGGCGATCCACGGCGATCGACTTGA